The Nitrososphaerota archaeon genome has a segment encoding these proteins:
- a CDS encoding deoxyhypusine synthase yields the protein MKGLAKKHHIMGNIEPMKLPRNSSIIDLVRAYEKSTSYNSRRLAEACRVLDAMIDEDATICVTLAGAMIPAGMGGLLNSMMEAGFIDFMVATGANLYHDLHFALGMPVYKGDFRADDAKLLEDGLVRIYDIYVPMNALLETDKFVQNIFKSSDPSKPTTTSAVHNTIGKAVLKKGKYPEKSVLATAAKYDVPIFSSSPGDSSIGMNLAALKIRKKGVTIDPDLDVLESTSIVMNSKKNGVIIVGGGSPKNFYMQTQPMLSQIFNIEKGGHDYVVQITADYPQYGGLSGATPEEAVSWGKVVPHAMSNVVVIYSDATLVLPTLFGYALASHAKRKPKRLFANRAKLVEELRKAVRN from the coding sequence ATGAAGGGTCTAGCCAAGAAGCACCATATCATGGGGAATATAGAGCCCATGAAACTTCCAAGGAATTCCTCAATAATTGATCTGGTCAGAGCTTATGAAAAATCCACTTCTTACAATTCGAGGAGGCTTGCAGAGGCGTGCAGAGTTCTTGATGCGATGATAGATGAAGATGCAACAATATGCGTCACTCTTGCAGGGGCCATGATACCAGCAGGGATGGGAGGCTTGCTCAATTCGATGATGGAGGCTGGATTCATCGATTTCATGGTCGCAACTGGAGCCAATTTGTACCATGACCTGCACTTTGCTTTGGGGATGCCCGTCTACAAAGGAGATTTTCGAGCCGATGATGCTAAACTGCTGGAAGATGGTCTAGTTAGAATTTATGACATTTATGTGCCGATGAATGCCCTGCTCGAAACTGACAAGTTTGTCCAGAATATCTTCAAATCTTCCGATCCTTCAAAGCCTACAACCACATCCGCAGTCCATAACACCATAGGCAAAGCAGTGCTGAAAAAGGGAAAGTACCCTGAAAAATCTGTGCTTGCAACAGCAGCGAAGTATGACGTTCCAATATTTTCTTCATCGCCCGGAGATTCCTCGATAGGGATGAACCTTGCAGCCCTCAAGATACGGAAGAAGGGCGTCACGATAGACCCGGACCTTGACGTTCTGGAGTCGACGAGTATCGTCATGAATTCAAAGAAGAATGGAGTAATTATCGTTGGAGGAGGCTCGCCAAAGAACTTCTACATGCAGACCCAGCCAATGCTATCGCAAATCTTCAACATCGAAAAGGGAGGGCATGATTATGTTGTCCAGATAACTGCTGACTATCCTCAATACGGCGGATTGTCGGGTGCAACTCCAGAAGAAGCGGTGTCTTGGGGTAAAGTTGTCCCTCATGCCATGAGCAATGTTGTGGTAATTTATTCTGATGCTACTCTCGTCCTTCCAACATTATTTGGTTACGCCCTAGCGAGCCATGCCAAGAGGAAACCTAAACGTCTTTTTGCAAATAGGGCAAAGCTAGTTGAAGAGCTTCGGAAGGCTGTAAGAAACTAG
- a CDS encoding DNA-directed DNA polymerase I — protein MLVGQSSLDQSVQDLSDSVLVSAGYDGDKKKAILKFYEPKEQTIYLWEDNTNHKPYCLIRRDKASLGIFKELRNRKDVVGINDVEKLDLRGDRRVTVAKIIASNPLAIGGSGGENIRSMATTWESDIKYYENFLYDYDSGLVPGAFYRIQNSKIIPVDYEIPANVSEALRKALERADPDSAAKIMEWTRLLNQPLPNIKRIALDIEVVPPEENRLPDPATAEHRVIATAIVSSDGLREVFLLRRNEVQEGTNVLPPEISIRWFEDERDMIEAIFARINEYPFVVTFNGDEFDFQYLMNRGKNLGLTDEEIPIEMGRDWAMLKKGVHIDLYKTFINRSLQIYAFGNKYSEHTLNGVAEGLLGMSKLAYDGFIGDLPMYELANYCYNDTLITYNLTSFSQDVLMKILLVIARVAKMPVDDVSRIGVSNWIRSMLYFEHRRMNALIPRKEDLEEVGGASTKAVIKGKKYKGGMVVEPQAGVHFNVAVVDFASLYPSIIKVNNLSYETVRCVHEECRSNTIAGTEYWVCKKRRGITSLLIGSLRDLRVNYYKPIAKNPTLTQEQKDLFNVVSQALKVILNASYGVMGAEIFPLYCLPVADATAALGRNTITATINRCKELDIEVVYGDTDSLFLKAPSQEQIKEITNWASEKLGIELDLDKMYRYVAFSSRKKNYLGVKADGTVDIKGLTGKKSHIPQFIKDSFYKAVEILSTVSSPKDFEKAREDIREDVRKRANSLKAKEIPLDQLAFEVMMGKDIEDYKGTEPQHVKAAKQLRDKKIKEVKAGEVVSFIKTLGKEGVKPLALARKEEVDTEKYMEYMRSTFDQLLDALGYDFDEILGARRLDEIFWGAAN, from the coding sequence TTGCTTGTTGGCCAGTCATCTTTGGATCAGAGCGTCCAGGATCTTTCTGATTCTGTGCTGGTGTCAGCAGGCTATGATGGAGATAAAAAGAAAGCAATCTTGAAGTTTTACGAGCCGAAGGAGCAGACGATATACCTGTGGGAAGACAACACCAATCACAAACCCTACTGCCTTATCCGAAGGGACAAAGCCTCTCTTGGCATCTTTAAAGAACTACGCAACAGAAAAGACGTAGTCGGAATCAACGATGTAGAGAAACTCGATCTAAGGGGGGACAGAAGGGTTACCGTTGCTAAGATAATCGCCAGTAATCCTCTGGCAATTGGAGGCTCTGGAGGAGAAAATATACGTAGCATGGCAACGACATGGGAATCAGACATAAAATATTACGAAAACTTCCTGTATGATTATGACTCAGGGCTGGTGCCAGGGGCATTCTACCGAATACAGAACTCTAAGATAATTCCTGTTGACTACGAGATTCCCGCCAATGTCAGCGAGGCTCTGAGAAAGGCTCTGGAACGTGCAGACCCTGATTCGGCTGCAAAGATTATGGAATGGACACGTTTGCTGAACCAGCCCCTCCCCAACATAAAGCGCATCGCTTTGGATATCGAGGTCGTCCCTCCTGAAGAGAACAGATTGCCTGACCCAGCAACTGCAGAGCATAGAGTCATCGCTACCGCTATAGTGTCTAGCGATGGTTTGAGGGAGGTCTTTCTGCTGAGGAGGAACGAAGTCCAAGAGGGCACGAACGTATTACCCCCTGAGATCAGCATACGCTGGTTCGAAGATGAAAGAGACATGATCGAAGCGATTTTTGCAAGGATTAACGAATACCCCTTCGTTGTGACATTCAACGGAGATGAATTCGATTTTCAATATCTTATGAACCGTGGCAAGAACCTTGGGCTCACAGACGAAGAGATTCCCATAGAAATGGGCAGGGATTGGGCCATGCTCAAGAAAGGCGTTCACATAGACCTCTACAAGACATTTATCAACAGATCCCTCCAGATTTACGCATTCGGGAACAAGTATTCTGAGCACACCCTGAACGGTGTTGCAGAGGGACTGCTCGGGATGTCGAAGCTGGCATACGATGGCTTCATAGGCGACCTCCCCATGTACGAGCTTGCAAACTACTGCTACAATGACACCCTGATCACCTACAACCTGACAAGTTTCTCACAAGACGTGCTGATGAAAATCCTACTAGTAATTGCAAGAGTTGCAAAGATGCCTGTAGATGACGTTTCGAGAATAGGAGTGTCAAATTGGATTCGCAGCATGCTCTATTTTGAGCACAGAAGGATGAACGCACTGATACCCCGCAAGGAAGACCTTGAGGAAGTTGGGGGAGCTTCAACTAAAGCGGTCATCAAGGGCAAGAAGTACAAGGGAGGGATGGTAGTAGAGCCTCAGGCTGGAGTTCACTTCAATGTTGCCGTGGTAGACTTTGCAAGCCTGTATCCCAGCATCATCAAGGTCAACAACCTTTCTTACGAAACTGTAAGATGCGTACACGAAGAGTGCAGGAGCAATACCATAGCAGGGACTGAATACTGGGTCTGCAAAAAGAGGAGGGGGATAACCTCTCTGCTGATAGGCTCCCTGCGAGATTTAAGGGTCAACTACTATAAGCCCATAGCAAAGAACCCCACTCTGACGCAAGAGCAGAAGGACCTGTTTAACGTTGTTTCGCAGGCACTCAAGGTCATTCTCAATGCGAGCTATGGAGTTATGGGCGCGGAGATATTCCCTCTCTACTGTCTGCCAGTCGCGGACGCTACAGCGGCATTAGGAAGGAACACGATTACAGCAACTATAAACAGGTGCAAAGAGCTGGACATAGAAGTCGTCTATGGCGATACGGATTCTTTATTCCTGAAAGCTCCCAGCCAAGAACAGATCAAAGAAATAACAAACTGGGCATCAGAGAAACTCGGGATTGAACTAGACCTTGACAAGATGTACAGGTACGTTGCCTTCTCTTCAAGGAAGAAGAACTATCTGGGCGTAAAAGCAGACGGAACCGTTGACATCAAAGGGCTGACTGGCAAGAAGAGTCACATACCCCAATTCATTAAGGACTCGTTCTACAAGGCAGTTGAAATTCTCAGCACAGTTTCGTCTCCAAAGGATTTCGAGAAGGCTAGAGAGGATATTCGCGAGGATGTCAGAAAAAGGGCAAATTCGCTAAAGGCAAAAGAAATCCCACTTGACCAGCTCGCATTTGAAGTCATGATGGGCAAAGATATAGAAGATTACAAGGGGACGGAGCCTCAGCACGTAAAAGCTGCAAAGCAGCTCAGGGACAAAAAGATCAAGGAAGTAAAGGCTGGCGAGGTAGTTTCCTTCATCAAGACTCTCGGGAAAGAGGGAGTGAAACCTTTAGCTTTAGCTAGGAAGGAAGAAGTTGATACTGAGAAGTATATGGAATACATGCGGAGCACCTTCGACCAGTTGCTGGATGCTCTGGGCTACGATTTTGATGAAATTCTTGGCGCAAGACGGCTTGACGAAATATTCTGGGGCGCAGCAAACTAG
- a CDS encoding dienelactone hydrolase family protein codes for MKITSAMVEFAGGSRSRNSSVFISRPIKKGMYPGILVIQGIWGLADQLKGVTARLAREGYVAAAPDLFDGEIVSSIEEGKKIKGNFKEQKFLGDLKGAIKYLKGLSYVKPDKIGAVGFCMGGYLSLLIACHQKISGCISFYGDNPKPVAIVKSISCPFLGLYGGKDPRIPESSIKELKGALMKYRKNFDIRVYPEAAHSFFDETSPNYRAGDAVDAWKRTLAFFSEHLKA; via the coding sequence ATGAAAATCACTTCGGCAATGGTCGAGTTTGCAGGCGGAAGCAGGAGCAGAAATAGCAGTGTATTCATTTCAAGGCCCATCAAAAAAGGAATGTATCCCGGCATTCTAGTCATTCAGGGAATATGGGGACTTGCAGACCAGCTTAAGGGTGTAACTGCTAGGCTTGCGAGGGAAGGATACGTAGCAGCTGCACCAGACCTCTTTGATGGGGAGATAGTTTCCAGCATCGAAGAGGGCAAGAAAATCAAGGGCAACTTTAAGGAGCAAAAGTTTCTAGGAGATCTTAAAGGCGCGATAAAATATCTCAAGGGTTTGAGTTATGTAAAGCCAGACAAGATAGGCGCGGTAGGTTTCTGCATGGGTGGATACCTTTCACTTCTTATTGCATGTCATCAGAAAATCTCTGGCTGTATATCGTTTTATGGAGACAACCCGAAACCAGTTGCCATAGTGAAGAGCATCTCTTGCCCCTTTCTTGGGCTGTATGGAGGCAAGGACCCGAGGATACCAGAAAGCAGTATCAAAGAGTTGAAAGGGGCTCTTATGAAATACCGCAAGAACTTTGACATAAGGGTCTACCCAGAAGCGGCACATTCGTTTTTCGACGAAACAAGCCCAAACTACAGGGCTGGAGATGCAGTGGATGCTTGGAAAAGAACTCTTGCATTCTTTTCTGAGCACCTTAAAGCATAA
- a CDS encoding LLM class F420-dependent oxidoreductase, giving the protein MTQKQLERFGFQQPNHTFGVPNDQVYSIVEKIALEAERYGFDSFYVMDHLMQISGINPPEDPILEGWMTIAALAVVTQKMKLSTMVTCNTFRNPALLAKMGATVDNISNGRLILAIGAGWYELEHKAYGIPLGTMKERFQRLRETLQIVKRMWTEDKASFDGKYYRIKNAICNPKPIQKPHPMIMVGGDGEKVTLKIVAKYADACNVFGGADLERVNAKLSALKQHCIDAGRDYNSVFKTGLARVIIGKNDAQVKEKIKKYVPQQPTVGATGVTTFEDRLKRFVIGTPEQCAEAFRKIFATGLDYIIVNFPDSHNLETVKLFGEEVLPKFH; this is encoded by the coding sequence ATAACGCAAAAGCAATTGGAAAGATTCGGCTTCCAGCAACCCAACCATACATTTGGAGTTCCCAACGACCAAGTTTACAGCATAGTAGAAAAAATTGCTTTAGAAGCCGAGCGTTACGGCTTCGACTCCTTCTACGTCATGGATCATCTGATGCAAATTTCCGGCATAAACCCTCCCGAAGATCCGATACTCGAAGGCTGGATGACTATAGCAGCGTTAGCAGTAGTGACGCAAAAGATGAAACTTTCAACGATGGTGACATGCAATACTTTCAGGAATCCAGCTTTATTGGCAAAGATGGGAGCAACTGTCGACAATATCAGCAATGGAAGGTTAATTCTTGCTATAGGCGCTGGCTGGTACGAGCTTGAGCACAAAGCCTACGGAATTCCTTTAGGGACGATGAAAGAAAGGTTCCAGCGCCTTCGTGAAACTCTGCAGATTGTAAAAAGGATGTGGACGGAGGATAAGGCGTCATTTGATGGGAAATACTATCGCATCAAGAATGCTATCTGCAACCCAAAACCCATACAGAAGCCGCATCCGATGATAATGGTCGGAGGAGACGGGGAGAAGGTCACGCTCAAGATAGTTGCCAAGTATGCTGATGCATGCAATGTCTTTGGAGGGGCGGATTTAGAGAGGGTGAACGCTAAACTCTCTGCATTGAAACAGCATTGCATAGATGCAGGGAGAGATTACAATTCAGTATTCAAGACAGGTCTTGCGAGGGTCATTATAGGGAAAAACGATGCTCAAGTTAAAGAAAAGATCAAGAAATACGTCCCACAGCAGCCTACAGTAGGTGCAACGGGCGTAACCACTTTTGAGGATAGACTGAAAAGGTTCGTAATAGGAACGCCGGAGCAGTGTGCAGAAGCATTCAGGAAGATATTTGCAACAGGGTTAGACTATATCATTGTGAACTTCCCTGATTCGCACAACTTGGAAACTGTCAAGCTCTTTGGTGAAGAAGTCCTTCCCAAGTTCCACTAA
- the lpdA gene encoding dihydrolipoyl dehydrogenase — MPRHLDAVVIGAGPGGYVAAIRLGQLGKKVVLVEKHKLGGECLNYGCIPSKALINVSKLFDKAKHASQMGLHFNDLSIDFNKLQQWKQGIVDKLVSGIGFLLKANSVEVVYGQAKFLSKKQIEIKGDKTEVLEADNFVIATGSYPISIPSFSIDRNDVISSKEAIELESPPNRLLVIGGGAIGLELGAMFAKFGSKVTIVEVTPSLLPGTDKDIVAVVQRGLERLNIKVHLKASCERFSRSSEGLKVLIKTEEQVVNEIADKILVAVGRKANISELNLEGIGVQLDQKGFVKVNEKMMTTVEGVYAIGDVTGPPYLAHRASRQGIVAAEVIGGLASVYEPQALPSTIFSEPEVSSVGLTEEEANKQGFDAVLARFPFAALGRALAAMETEGFVKMVMDRKSKQVLGVQIVGPNASELISECALAIEMGATAEDVALTIHPHPTLPESIMEVAEAILGKAIHTVNKK, encoded by the coding sequence ATGCCTCGACATTTAGATGCTGTGGTTATCGGCGCTGGACCAGGAGGATACGTGGCAGCGATAAGGCTAGGGCAGCTCGGCAAGAAAGTGGTGCTTGTCGAGAAGCACAAACTTGGAGGCGAGTGTCTGAATTATGGGTGCATTCCTTCAAAGGCTCTGATAAACGTCAGCAAGCTCTTCGATAAAGCCAAGCATGCTTCGCAAATGGGGCTCCATTTCAATGATCTCAGCATAGATTTCAATAAACTTCAGCAGTGGAAGCAGGGGATTGTCGATAAGCTAGTTTCTGGGATCGGGTTCTTGCTGAAGGCAAATTCTGTAGAGGTAGTTTATGGACAGGCAAAGTTTCTAAGCAAGAAACAGATTGAGATAAAAGGGGACAAAACAGAAGTTCTTGAAGCCGACAATTTTGTAATTGCCACAGGTTCCTATCCTATATCAATTCCTAGCTTCTCAATCGACAGGAATGACGTCATATCTTCAAAGGAGGCAATTGAACTGGAAAGCCCTCCTAACAGGCTTCTGGTGATTGGAGGAGGGGCGATAGGGCTAGAGCTGGGAGCTATGTTTGCAAAGTTCGGGAGCAAGGTCACAATCGTTGAAGTTACTCCGTCCTTACTGCCCGGCACAGACAAGGATATTGTTGCAGTAGTGCAGAGAGGTCTTGAAAGATTGAATATCAAAGTACATCTTAAAGCCTCGTGCGAAAGGTTCAGCAGAAGCTCCGAAGGACTGAAAGTTTTGATAAAGACGGAAGAGCAAGTTGTCAACGAAATTGCAGACAAAATTCTAGTTGCAGTAGGCAGAAAAGCCAACATTTCAGAACTGAACCTAGAAGGTATAGGAGTCCAGCTTGACCAGAAAGGCTTCGTCAAGGTGAATGAAAAAATGATGACAACAGTTGAAGGAGTCTATGCGATTGGCGATGTTACAGGCCCTCCATATCTTGCACACAGGGCATCAAGACAGGGCATTGTCGCTGCCGAAGTTATAGGGGGTCTGGCGAGTGTGTACGAGCCTCAAGCACTTCCTTCCACTATATTCAGCGAGCCAGAAGTTAGCAGCGTTGGTCTGACGGAAGAAGAAGCAAATAAGCAGGGGTTCGATGCAGTTTTAGCAAGATTTCCGTTTGCAGCATTGGGAAGGGCGTTGGCAGCTATGGAAACTGAAGGCTTTGTCAAGATGGTCATGGACAGAAAGAGTAAACAGGTTCTAGGCGTTCAGATAGTTGGCCCGAATGCGTCGGAATTGATAAGTGAATGCGCCCTTGCAATAGAAATGGGCGCAACTGCAGAAGATGTTGCTCTTACCATACATCCGCACCCAACGCTTCCAGAATCCATAATGGAAGTTGCCGAGGCCATACTTGGGAAGGCGATACACACGGTCAACAAAAAGTAG
- a CDS encoding helix-turn-helix domain-containing protein, producing MLLPSEIEAKTVIPYLRAIVAKRLMEAYSMNQQQVAAKLGVTQAAISNYIRHTRGKRENWQREREIELHCDVIASMIANGADEIDIMERFNRATEFIRKNRLLCDIHREMEPQYDIDSCHICDKPST from the coding sequence ATGCTACTACCAAGCGAAATAGAAGCCAAAACAGTAATCCCATACCTGAGGGCCATAGTGGCAAAGCGGCTCATGGAGGCTTACAGCATGAATCAGCAGCAGGTAGCAGCAAAATTAGGTGTCACTCAGGCAGCCATAAGCAACTACATTCGTCACACAAGGGGCAAGAGAGAGAACTGGCAGAGGGAGAGGGAGATAGAATTGCACTGCGACGTTATAGCCTCAATGATAGCAAATGGCGCTGATGAGATCGATATTATGGAAAGGTTCAACAGGGCTACTGAATTCATCAGGAAGAACAGGTTACTCTGCGACATTCACAGAGAAATGGAGCCTCAGTATGACATAGATTCGTGCCATATCTGTGACAAGCCGAGTACCTAG
- a CDS encoding DUF4342 domain-containing protein, giving the protein MKKDIFQVSAETLVGKVKEILKDASVKRLVIKDDKGKVLISMPVTWGAAGAVATVALAPLLAAIGVVAAIVAKCTIEVERVEKP; this is encoded by the coding sequence ATGAAGAAAGATATCTTTCAAGTCTCCGCAGAAACACTGGTCGGCAAGGTCAAGGAGATACTCAAAGATGCAAGCGTCAAGCGACTGGTCATAAAAGACGACAAGGGCAAGGTTTTGATCTCCATGCCTGTAACTTGGGGTGCTGCAGGAGCTGTGGCTACAGTAGCGTTGGCCCCTCTCCTTGCAGCTATTGGGGTCGTTGCAGCAATAGTAGCGAAGTGCACCATAGAGGTTGAAAGGGTAGAAAAACCGTAA
- the topA gene encoding DNA topoisomerase I, with amino-acid sequence MALQDFTHRGEYSLVICEKPDAARRVADALKVQNLESRKIGYSEVFLVEVGTKRYVICSAAGHLYTVADTAKKRSVYPVYDVEWVPLHQAQKGKHYVAERIRVISELSKDASGFINACDYDIEGETIGYNILKYACNGKESSALRAKFSTLTADELRNAIATAKAGLGGNLAEAGRTRHVIDFIYGINLSRALQQSIYSASKGFRPMSIGRVQGPTLSFIVSREVEIKTFVPLPYLSIDALIEKDGQKLTANYEEEKVLELKLAEKIIADCKGKDGLVDEIKRNRFRESPPTPFNLGDLQREAYRCIGLTPSQTLAIAEKLYLDALISYPRTSSQKLPPSIDYRKILRGLTEISAFREHALQTLAGRLIPHEGPKDDPAHPAIFPTGEHPKRQLEAKEFKLYALIVRRFFAVFAEAAVRERILVVIDIAGYKFKLNGRTTISPGWLYFYLDYIMHEDRTLPDFIEGEKVNVLKVEMEGKMEQPPPRYNQSSLLAKMEEESIGTKATRSEIIRTLYDRGYIDGSSITATQIGFAVVETMQAYSSAILSVEMTREIEGSLEDIEAGKVHGEQVIEKAIAKLDESLSLMKGSEKEIGNRLSSAVKAAVAAEYILGRCPVCKEGKIRIIKSKSTGKRFAGCTNYSNGCRASAPLPQKGTIKPLEKECSVCKWPMISARFARYPMKFCINISCPTKKGAKVV; translated from the coding sequence ATGGCTCTCCAAGACTTTACGCACAGAGGAGAATACTCGCTGGTAATCTGCGAAAAGCCAGACGCTGCAAGGAGGGTCGCTGATGCCCTGAAAGTGCAGAATCTGGAGAGCAGAAAAATCGGCTATTCCGAGGTATTCTTGGTAGAGGTAGGAACAAAAAGGTATGTCATCTGCTCTGCCGCAGGCCATCTCTACACGGTTGCAGATACTGCAAAGAAAAGGAGCGTCTATCCCGTTTATGATGTAGAATGGGTGCCACTGCACCAAGCCCAGAAGGGCAAGCATTACGTCGCTGAGAGGATAAGAGTAATTTCTGAATTATCCAAAGATGCATCAGGCTTCATCAATGCATGCGACTACGACATCGAAGGGGAAACTATAGGTTACAACATCCTGAAGTATGCCTGCAATGGCAAAGAGTCTTCCGCATTAAGGGCAAAATTCTCCACGCTTACCGCCGACGAATTAAGAAATGCTATAGCAACGGCAAAGGCTGGATTAGGAGGAAATCTTGCTGAAGCTGGAAGGACAAGACATGTCATAGACTTCATCTATGGAATCAATCTGTCACGAGCTCTTCAACAGTCGATCTACTCAGCCAGCAAGGGCTTTCGTCCAATGTCTATTGGGAGGGTGCAGGGTCCCACACTCTCCTTCATAGTCTCCAGAGAAGTGGAAATCAAAACATTCGTTCCTCTTCCCTACTTGTCCATAGATGCATTAATCGAGAAGGATGGACAGAAATTAACGGCAAATTATGAAGAAGAAAAGGTTCTTGAGCTGAAGCTTGCAGAGAAGATAATCGCTGACTGCAAAGGCAAAGATGGACTTGTCGATGAGATAAAAAGAAACAGGTTCAGAGAATCCCCGCCGACGCCTTTCAACTTAGGGGATTTGCAGAGAGAGGCGTACAGGTGCATAGGACTGACACCAAGCCAAACGCTTGCAATTGCAGAGAAATTGTATCTTGATGCCTTGATTTCCTATCCAAGAACTTCTTCTCAAAAACTCCCTCCATCCATAGATTATAGGAAGATATTGCGGGGCTTGACAGAAATCTCTGCATTCAGGGAGCATGCTTTACAAACTTTAGCTGGTAGGTTAATACCTCACGAAGGGCCAAAAGATGATCCAGCGCACCCAGCTATTTTCCCAACGGGCGAGCATCCGAAAAGGCAGCTAGAAGCAAAAGAGTTCAAACTTTACGCACTGATAGTAAGGAGGTTCTTTGCAGTATTTGCTGAAGCGGCAGTTAGAGAAAGAATATTGGTGGTGATCGACATTGCAGGATACAAGTTCAAGCTGAACGGAAGAACTACCATTAGCCCCGGATGGTTGTATTTCTACTTAGATTACATAATGCACGAGGATAGAACCCTGCCAGATTTTATAGAAGGCGAAAAAGTAAATGTTCTCAAGGTTGAGATGGAGGGTAAAATGGAGCAGCCTCCTCCAAGGTACAATCAGAGCAGCCTTCTGGCAAAGATGGAAGAAGAGTCAATAGGTACAAAGGCTACTCGCTCGGAGATAATTCGGACATTGTACGATAGAGGTTACATAGATGGCTCTTCCATCACTGCTACCCAAATAGGTTTTGCAGTCGTCGAGACAATGCAAGCATACAGCTCAGCAATTCTTTCTGTAGAGATGACAAGAGAGATAGAAGGCTCTTTGGAAGATATAGAAGCTGGCAAGGTTCACGGGGAGCAGGTGATAGAAAAGGCGATCGCGAAACTTGACGAGTCCCTGTCATTGATGAAGGGCTCAGAGAAAGAGATCGGGAACCGTCTGAGCTCTGCCGTAAAGGCTGCTGTTGCCGCTGAATACATTCTTGGTAGATGCCCTGTCTGCAAAGAAGGAAAGATAAGAATCATAAAGTCGAAATCTACTGGAAAACGCTTTGCAGGATGCACCAACTATTCGAACGGCTGTAGAGCATCGGCGCCCTTGCCTCAAAAAGGAACCATCAAGCCACTGGAGAAAGAGTGCAGTGTTTGCAAATGGCCCATGATCTCTGCAAGGTTTGCAAGATACCCGATGAAGTTCTGCATTAACATTTCTTGCCCGACAAAGAAGGGTGCAAAGGTTGTCTGA
- a CDS encoding metallophosphoesterase has translation MLKILYPHPALLIEEKGKRTIIISDLHIGFEERFTKSGVRIPSSTSKLADELMQIIDKEKPDSLVMLGDIKYSVDEVTNTEWKEVPSFFEKVVSNIPTTIIPGNHDGGLEPLLPSDLILEEPQGITIGNIGMFHGHMKPPASFSRIDKLIMGHLHPTFSRKGSPMSGSQTWLMLKVKRSSIFENRATGYVDLVVLPSFNRELSALGFTSNKGRIISPAIRRVSEYVQDAVIMTLDGDIIGNKDALPYVL, from the coding sequence TTGCTAAAGATACTCTACCCCCATCCAGCACTGCTCATAGAAGAAAAGGGCAAAAGAACCATCATCATCAGCGACCTGCACATAGGCTTTGAAGAGAGGTTTACAAAGTCAGGCGTCAGAATCCCAAGCTCGACTTCAAAACTTGCAGATGAGCTTATGCAGATTATAGATAAAGAGAAGCCAGATTCCCTCGTCATGCTTGGAGACATAAAGTACAGCGTCGATGAAGTTACAAATACCGAATGGAAGGAAGTTCCTTCCTTCTTCGAAAAAGTAGTCTCGAATATCCCCACGACTATAATACCGGGAAACCACGATGGAGGCTTGGAGCCTCTGCTACCCTCTGACCTGATCCTTGAGGAGCCACAGGGAATAACAATCGGAAATATTGGAATGTTCCACGGGCATATGAAGCCTCCAGCATCTTTCAGCAGGATCGACAAACTGATCATGGGGCACCTGCACCCGACTTTTAGCAGGAAGGGGAGCCCGATGAGCGGGAGCCAGACATGGCTCATGCTGAAGGTGAAGAGGTCTTCAATATTTGAAAACCGTGCTACAGGCTACGTGGATTTAGTCGTTCTGCCATCTTTCAACAGGGAATTGAGCGCTCTGGGCTTCACTTCGAATAAAGGAAGGATTATTTCTCCAGCCATTAGGAGGGTATCTGAATACGTGCAAGACGCTGTAATAATGACATTGGATGGCGACATAATCGGGAACAAGGATGCCCTGCCATACGTGCTGTAA